A genome region from Chryseobacterium indicum includes the following:
- a CDS encoding sugar 3,4-ketoisomerase yields the protein MPPHIIEFSKIGSQDLGYITVAEEQKNVPFEIKRVYWTYYTPQDVIRGGHAHKELQQIIFAVSGTIEFNTLDMEGNNETFILDTPSKGLYIPKLIWRDIKFSHSAVLLCLASELYDEKDYFRDFDEFKNYKK from the coding sequence ATGCCTCCACATATCATAGAATTTTCTAAAATAGGTTCTCAGGATTTAGGGTACATTACCGTAGCTGAAGAACAAAAAAATGTTCCTTTTGAGATAAAGAGAGTTTACTGGACTTATTACACTCCGCAGGACGTTATTCGTGGTGGTCATGCACACAAAGAGCTTCAGCAGATTATTTTTGCAGTTTCCGGGACTATAGAGTTTAATACATTAGATATGGAAGGGAATAATGAAACGTTTATTCTGGATACTCCATCCAAAGGACTTTATATTCCAAAACTAATTTGGAGAGATATAAAATTCAGCCATAGTGCAGTTTTATTGTGCTTGGCTTCAGAATTATATGACGAGAAAGATTATTTCAGAGATTTTGACGAGTTTAAAAATTATAAAAAATGA
- a CDS encoding acyltransferase — protein sequence MIHPLADVQSKNIGEGTMIWQFCVVLKNATIGKNCNINCQVLIESDAIIGDQVTIKPGVQIWDGITLEDNVFIGPNATFTNDLFPKSKNKEFKLIKTLVKKGASIGANATILAGVTIGENALIGAGSVVTKNIPDNEIWVGNPAKFLKKNNND from the coding sequence ATGATACATCCTTTAGCCGACGTTCAATCTAAAAACATAGGTGAAGGTACCATGATCTGGCAGTTTTGTGTGGTTTTGAAAAATGCAACTATTGGTAAAAACTGTAATATAAACTGTCAGGTACTGATAGAAAGCGATGCCATAATTGGTGATCAGGTCACCATAAAGCCAGGAGTACAAATATGGGACGGAATTACTCTTGAAGATAATGTATTCATTGGTCCGAACGCAACCTTTACAAACGATTTATTTCCGAAATCAAAAAATAAAGAATTTAAACTTATAAAAACTCTGGTGAAAAAAGGCGCTTCCATTGGTGCAAACGCAACAATATTAGCAGGAGTAACAATCGGGGAAAATGCACTTATAGGAGCCGGAAGTGTAGTAACAAAAAATATTCCCGATAATGAAATATGGGTGGGAAATCCCGCAAAATTTTTAAAGAAAAATAACAATGATTAA
- a CDS encoding DegT/DnrJ/EryC1/StrS family aminotransferase codes for MIKFLDLQKINLSHQQEIEEALLETFRSGWYLLGEKVKTFEEQLSAYCNVPHAIGVANGLDALRLIFRAYIELGVMKEGDEVLVPANTYIASLLAITDNKLVPVLVEPDVETYNIDINKIEEKISSKTKAILLVHLYGSIVFSEEITALAEKYSLKIIEDNAQAIGAVWKEKKSGSLGDAAGFSFYPGKNLGALGDGGAVSCHDESLAKCIRALANYGSQKKYVNQYQGYNSRLDEIQAAVLSVKLKYLDEENNRRKEIANRYLAGIVNPSIILPNHKTEANSHVYHLFVIRTEKRDQLQNYLEENGIQTLIHYPIPPHHQEAYAHLKALELPITEKIHREVLSLPISPVMTEEEVLRIIDIINMF; via the coding sequence ATGATTAAATTTCTGGACTTACAAAAAATAAATCTTTCTCATCAACAGGAGATTGAGGAAGCTTTATTAGAAACTTTCCGTTCCGGATGGTATTTGCTGGGAGAGAAAGTAAAAACCTTTGAAGAACAGCTTTCAGCCTATTGCAATGTTCCTCATGCAATAGGAGTTGCCAATGGTCTGGACGCTTTAAGGCTGATTTTCCGTGCATATATAGAATTGGGAGTAATGAAGGAAGGAGATGAAGTTTTGGTTCCTGCAAATACATACATTGCATCACTTCTTGCGATCACAGATAATAAACTGGTTCCGGTTTTGGTAGAACCGGATGTTGAAACGTATAATATTGATATTAATAAAATAGAAGAAAAAATATCTTCAAAAACCAAAGCTATTCTTTTGGTTCATTTATATGGAAGTATCGTTTTCTCGGAAGAAATTACAGCCCTTGCCGAAAAATACAGCCTGAAAATTATAGAAGATAATGCACAGGCTATCGGAGCTGTCTGGAAGGAAAAAAAATCAGGAAGCCTAGGTGATGCAGCAGGATTTAGCTTTTATCCCGGAAAAAACCTGGGTGCTTTAGGCGATGGTGGAGCGGTTTCATGCCATGATGAATCTCTTGCAAAATGTATAAGAGCTTTAGCCAACTATGGCTCTCAGAAAAAATATGTGAATCAGTATCAGGGATATAATTCAAGATTAGACGAAATTCAGGCGGCTGTGCTTTCTGTAAAACTTAAATATCTGGATGAGGAAAACAACAGAAGAAAAGAGATTGCCAATCGTTATCTTGCTGGAATAGTCAATCCTTCAATAATACTTCCAAATCATAAAACCGAAGCGAACAGCCATGTCTATCATCTTTTTGTGATCAGAACAGAAAAAAGAGATCAACTTCAGAACTATCTTGAGGAAAACGGAATACAGACTTTAATTCATTATCCAATCCCACCTCATCATCAGGAAGCTTATGCTCATCTTAAAGCACTGGAGTTACCGATTACAGAGAAAATTCATCGTGAAGTATTAAGTTTACCGATTTCTCCAGTGATGACAGAGGAGGAAGTATTAAGAATTATAGATATAATAAATATGTTCTAA